In Silene latifolia isolate original U9 population chromosome X, ASM4854445v1, whole genome shotgun sequence, the following proteins share a genomic window:
- the LOC141621747 gene encoding beta-amylase-like produces the protein MDSLLSNYVPVFVMLPLGVVSENNVFENYDDIKYQLNKLKEAEVDGVMVDVWWGIIESKGPKQYDWNAYRTLFKLVQECGLKIQAIMSFHQCGGNVGDAVSIPLPQWVLRVGDSNPDIFYTNKSGTRNKEYVTLGVDNEPLFGGRTTIQMYSDYMMSFRQNMKDFLDAGIITDIEVGLGPAGELRYPSYPQNQGWSYPGIGEFQCYDKYLREDFKKAASDAGHGDWEMPGDAGQYNDRPDGTGLFRQNGTYETDFGKFFLTWYSNNLLFHGDQILEEANKAFCGCRVKIAAKVSGLHWWYKHDSHAAELTAGYYNLRDRDGYRPIARMLSRHFGVLDFTCLEMRDYEQPGYAESAPQELVQQVLSGSWRENIEVAGENALPRYDPNAYDQILLNARPNGVNRDGFPKLRMYGFTYLRLCNQLLDDGNFQTFKTFVKRMHANEEYCPNSDEYGRRIVPLDLSKPKIPIEVLLEATQPMAPFPFNNETDMKV, from the exons ATGGATTCACTACTCTCCAACTATGTGCCCGTTTTCGTGATGCTACCA CTAGGAGTTGTTTCAGAAAACAATGTGTTTGAGAATTACGACGACATCAAGTACCAGCTCAACAAATTGAAAGAAGCAGAGGTTGATGGAGTCATGGTGGATGTTTGGTGGGGCATCATCGAATCCAAAGGACCTAAGCAGTATGACTGGAATGCATATCGAACTTTGTTTAAGCTCGTACAAGAATGTGGACTGAAAATACAAGCTATAATGTCATTCCACCAATGTGGGGGAAATGTAGGAGATGCCGTGAGCATCCCACTTCCTCAGTGGGTACTCAGGGTTGGTGACTCGAATCCTGATATCTTTTATACTAATAAAAGCGGGACCAGGAACAAAGAGTATGTTACCCTCGGGGTAGATAATGAACCACTGTTCGGAGGACGGACTACTATCCAG ATGTACAGCGATTACATGATGAGCTTCAGACAAAATATGAAAGATTTCCTAGATGCCGGAATCATTACTGACATTGAGGTTGGCCTTGGTCCTGCTGGGGAGCTCAGATATCCTTCCTATCCCCAAAATCAAGGCTGGTCTTACCCCGGCATAGGAGAATTTCAG TGCTATGACAAATATCTGAGAGAAGATTTCAAGAAAGCTGCATCCGATGCTGGACATGGCGACTGGGAGATGCCAGGGGATGCAGGACAATACAATGACAGACCAGATGGAACTGGGCTTTTCAGACAAAATGGGACATACGAAACTGACTTTGGAAAATTCTTCTTAACTTGGTACTCAAACAACTTACTTTTCCATGGTGATCAAATCCTAGAGGAAGCAAATAAAGCTTTTTGTGGCTGCAGAGTCAAGATAGCTGCTAAA GTTTCTGGACTACACTGGTGGTACAAGCATGACAGTCATGCTGCGGAACTTACAGCAGGATACTATAACTTGAGAGACAGGGACGGGTATCGTCCAATAGCAAGGATGTTATCCAGGCATTTTGGAGTTCTCGATTTTACGTGTCTAGAGATGAGAGACTATGAACAGCCTGGATATGCTGAAAGTGCTCCACAAGAACTTGTGCAACAG GTCCTAAGTGGAAGCTGGAGAGAAAATATTGAAGTTGCTGGTGAAAATGCGCTACCCAGATAcgatcctaatgcatatgatcaGATCCTTCTTAATGCTAGGCCAAATGGAGTGAACAGGGATGGTTTTCCAAAACTTAGGATGTATGGTTTTACATATCTTCGCTTGTGCAATCAACTTCTCGATGATGGGAATTTTCAAACATTTAAGACGTTTGTCAAGAGAATGCATGCGAATGAG GAATACTGCCCGAACTCTGATGAATACGGCAGGCGCATTGTCCCACTCGATCTGTCAAAACCGAAGATTCCAATTGAGGTTCTTTTGGAAGCAACTCAGCCTATGGCACCATTCCCCTTCAACAATGAAACAGATATGAAAGTCTAA